The following are encoded in a window of Kitasatospora sp. NBC_01250 genomic DNA:
- a CDS encoding VOC family protein, producing the protein MTEFTSSSYTSPVPVPALDAVAPEVHRGIYGMPMYLSVPTPDLDASRDFWIRGLGFIDLFSIPGRLTHLRRWAFQDVLLVPGERARQAPATSLGVACVPSQIEEIAARCEALLPGCTGGPREMPWNSVELTVTTPENARIVLTAARPLDPSGPQAAALREVGFDIPAAAVSGA; encoded by the coding sequence ATGACCGAATTCACCAGCTCCAGCTACACCAGCCCCGTCCCCGTGCCCGCCCTCGACGCGGTCGCGCCCGAGGTCCACCGGGGCATCTACGGGATGCCGATGTACCTCAGCGTCCCCACCCCCGACCTCGACGCCTCGCGGGACTTCTGGATCCGCGGGCTCGGCTTCATCGACCTCTTCTCCATCCCCGGCCGGCTGACCCACCTGCGCCGCTGGGCCTTCCAGGACGTGCTCCTGGTCCCCGGCGAGCGCGCTCGCCAGGCGCCGGCGACGAGCCTGGGCGTCGCCTGCGTGCCGAGCCAGATCGAGGAGATCGCGGCGCGCTGCGAGGCGCTCCTGCCGGGGTGCACCGGCGGCCCGCGGGAGATGCCGTGGAACTCCGTCGAGCTGACCGTCACCACGCCGGAGAACGCGCGGATCGTGCTGACCGCCGCCCGCCCGCTGGACCCGAGCGGTCCGCAGGCGGCGGCCCTGCGGGAGGTGGGCTTCGACATCCCGGCGGCTGCCGTCTCCGGTGCGTGA
- a CDS encoding MerR family transcriptional regulator, with product MTSEPRAASDSLTVGRAAALVGVSVKTLHHWDGIGLVRPSERTRAGYRVYSGEDIARVHRVLVYRELGFPLAEIGRLLDDPRVDAHEHLRRQRAELEERIARLRTMVGAVDRMMAASRTGLRLTPQEQVEIFGDDWQPARVEEARERWGDTEQWAQYAERAAERTPQDWQDYTATAEALNADLAAALRAGTAPGSAAANALAERHRALLAQHFDCPHAMHVCIGRTYLDDPRYADHFDRLEPGLTAWLIEVIFANARAHGAEA from the coding sequence GTGACCAGTGAACCCCGTGCAGCGAGCGACAGCCTCACCGTCGGCCGGGCGGCGGCGCTGGTCGGGGTCAGCGTGAAGACGCTCCACCACTGGGACGGGATCGGGCTGGTGCGCCCCAGCGAGCGCACCAGGGCGGGGTACCGGGTGTACTCGGGCGAGGACATCGCCCGGGTGCACCGGGTGCTCGTCTACCGGGAACTCGGCTTCCCGCTGGCCGAGATCGGCCGGCTCCTGGACGACCCGCGGGTGGACGCGCACGAGCACCTGCGCCGCCAGCGCGCCGAACTGGAGGAGCGCATCGCCCGCCTGCGGACGATGGTCGGCGCGGTCGACCGCATGATGGCGGCCTCCCGGACCGGGCTGCGGCTGACCCCGCAGGAGCAGGTCGAGATCTTCGGCGACGACTGGCAGCCCGCCCGGGTCGAGGAGGCCCGCGAGCGCTGGGGCGACACCGAGCAGTGGGCGCAGTACGCCGAGCGGGCCGCCGAGCGGACACCGCAGGACTGGCAGGACTACACCGCGACGGCCGAGGCCCTCAACGCCGACCTCGCCGCCGCCCTGCGCGCCGGCACCGCCCCCGGCTCCGCCGCGGCCAACGCCCTCGCCGAGCGCCACCGCGCCCTGCTCGCACAGCACTTCGACTGCCCGCACGCGATGCACGTCTGCATCGGCCGCACGTACCTCGACGACCCCCGGTACGCCGACCACTTCGACCGGCTCGAGCCGGGCCTCACCGCCTGGCTGATCGAGGTGATCTTCGCGAACGCCCGGGCGCACGGCGCCGAGGCCTGA
- a CDS encoding SigE family RNA polymerase sigma factor produces MHEGLSFEEFASSRARKLFQVAYLMCGDWHQAQDLVQTTLAKLFAVWGRLQRGGQTVAIDAYARKALLRTYLSHRRLRRSGELAVAAIPDRPTGEHREGTELRLTLVAALRQLPPRGRAVVVLRYLEDYSIEAVAEALGTSVGAVKSLNTRSLARLRELLADDRELLFRK; encoded by the coding sequence ATGCACGAGGGGCTGAGCTTCGAGGAATTCGCCTCCTCCAGGGCCCGCAAGCTCTTCCAGGTCGCCTACCTGATGTGCGGCGACTGGCACCAGGCGCAGGACCTCGTCCAGACGACGCTCGCCAAGCTGTTCGCGGTCTGGGGGCGGCTGCAGCGCGGCGGTCAGACCGTCGCGATCGACGCGTACGCGCGCAAGGCGCTGCTGCGCACCTACCTCTCGCACCGCCGGCTGCGCCGCTCCGGCGAGCTGGCGGTGGCCGCGATCCCCGACCGGCCGACCGGCGAGCACCGGGAGGGGACCGAGCTGCGGCTGACCCTGGTGGCGGCGCTGCGTCAGCTGCCGCCCCGGGGACGCGCGGTGGTGGTGCTGCGCTACCTGGAGGACTACAGCATCGAGGCGGTGGCCGAGGCGCTGGGCACCAGCGTCGGTGCCGTCAAGAGCCTCAATACCCGCTCGCTCGCCAGGCTGCGTGAACTGCTGGCCGACGACCGCGAGTTGCTGTTCCGGAAGTGA
- a CDS encoding MerR family transcriptional regulator, which translates to MRIGELAERAGTTTRTLRYYEARGLLTARRAGNGYRAYGEEELRLVRQIRLLQEFGFELEDTRPFVECLRAGHPDGDTCPASLEVYRRKLAELDDCLARLGAVREQVAGQLARAELMVASADAEPRCELTGQSPTDHGG; encoded by the coding sequence ATGCGGATCGGAGAGCTGGCGGAGCGGGCGGGGACGACCACCCGCACGCTGCGGTACTACGAGGCGCGGGGCCTGCTGACGGCCCGGCGCGCCGGCAACGGCTACCGGGCCTACGGCGAGGAGGAGCTGCGGCTGGTCCGGCAGATCCGGCTGCTGCAGGAGTTCGGGTTCGAGCTGGAGGACACCCGCCCCTTCGTGGAGTGCCTGCGGGCCGGACACCCGGACGGGGACACCTGTCCGGCCTCGCTGGAGGTGTACCGCCGCAAGCTGGCCGAGCTGGACGACTGCCTGGCCCGGCTCGGCGCGGTGCGCGAGCAGGTGGCGGGGCAACTGGCCCGCGCGGAGCTGATGGTGGCGAGCGCGGACGCCGAACCCCGCTGCGAACTGACCGGACAATCGCCGACCGACCATGGAGGGTGA
- the trxA gene encoding thioredoxin produces MADHVLEVTDASFAAQVLESELPVLVDFTADWCPPCRMIAPVLDAVAVEEAHRIKVVTLNVDLNPRTQSAYGVLSMPTLIVFKGGEPVKSMVGARAKAKLLRELAEVV; encoded by the coding sequence ATGGCCGACCACGTGCTGGAAGTGACCGACGCGAGCTTCGCCGCGCAGGTGCTGGAGTCCGAACTGCCGGTCCTGGTGGACTTCACCGCCGACTGGTGCCCGCCCTGCCGGATGATCGCGCCGGTGCTGGACGCCGTCGCGGTGGAGGAGGCGCACCGGATCAAGGTGGTCACGCTGAACGTGGACCTCAATCCCCGGACGCAGTCCGCCTATGGGGTGCTCTCGATGCCCACCCTGATCGTCTTCAAGGGCGGCGAGCCGGTGAAGTCGATGGTCGGCGCCCGGGCGAAGGCCAAGCTGCTGCGCGAGCTGGCCGAGGTGGTGTGA